One window of the Shewanella cyperi genome contains the following:
- a CDS encoding TIGR00266 family protein, whose protein sequence is MTRRCHEVDYEIKGSSMQLVEVELDPGETVIAEAGAMTYMEEGISFEARMGDGSEPESGFFGKLMGAGKRMLTGESLFMTHFSNQGHGKRRVAFSAPYPGTLLAIDLDEVGGELILQKDSFLAAALGTQVSMKFNRRLGAGFFGGEGFILQCLKGDGMAFIHAGGTLIKKELRGETLRVDTGCLVGFTSGIDYDIQRAGSLKSMVFGGEGLFLATLSGHGTVWLQSLPFSRMADRILAHAPSAGGSDRGEGSVLGGLGRMLDGDR, encoded by the coding sequence ATGACCAGACGTTGCCACGAGGTGGACTACGAGATTAAAGGCAGCAGCATGCAGCTGGTGGAGGTGGAGCTGGATCCGGGCGAAACCGTCATCGCCGAGGCCGGTGCCATGACCTATATGGAAGAGGGCATCAGCTTTGAGGCCCGCATGGGGGATGGCTCCGAACCCGAGTCGGGCTTTTTCGGCAAGCTGATGGGTGCCGGCAAGCGCATGTTGACCGGTGAAAGCCTGTTTATGACCCATTTCAGCAACCAGGGCCACGGCAAGCGCCGGGTGGCCTTTTCGGCGCCTTACCCCGGCACCCTGCTGGCCATAGATTTGGACGAGGTGGGCGGCGAACTTATCCTGCAAAAGGACAGTTTCCTCGCTGCGGCGCTCGGCACCCAGGTCAGCATGAAATTCAACCGCCGTCTCGGCGCCGGTTTTTTCGGCGGCGAAGGCTTTATTCTGCAATGCCTCAAGGGTGATGGCATGGCCTTTATCCACGCGGGCGGCACCCTGATAAAGAAAGAGCTGCGCGGCGAGACCCTGAGAGTAGACACAGGTTGTCTGGTGGGCTTTACCTCGGGTATTGATTACGACATTCAGCGCGCCGGTTCGCTCAAGTCCATGGTGTTCGGTGGTGAAGGTCTGTTCCTGGCGACCCTGTCCGGTCACGGTACCGTTTGGCTGCAAAGCCTGCCGTTCTCGAGGATGGCGGACAGGATCCTGGCGCACGCCCCCTCGGCCGGTGGCAGCGATCGCGGAGAAGGCTCGGTGCTCGGTGGCTTGGGCCGTATGCTGGACGGCGACAGATAG